A single genomic interval of Pyrus communis chromosome 7, drPyrComm1.1, whole genome shotgun sequence harbors:
- the LOC137740205 gene encoding auxin-responsive protein IAA1-like, whose product MSPENKRQPPAGLNYDETKLTLGLPGSGSKRGFSETVDISFGSSSSSSSGAGVECCGQYSVVDGGDKTHKAPAAKAQVVGWPPVRVSRKNLIKSCKYVKVAVDGAPYLRKVDLEMYNSYQQLLGALEDMFSFLTIRNYLNESKLLDPANGVEYVPTYEDRDDDWMLVGDVPWIMFVETCKRLRLMKSSEAIGLAPRTPPQCTSTH is encoded by the exons ATGTCACCGGAAAATAAGCGGCAGCCGCCGGCCGGACTGAACTACGATGAGACGAAGCTGACCTTAGGGTTGCCTGGTTCGGGCTCGAAACGTGGATTCTCAGAGACCGTTGATATTAGTTTTGGGAGCTCGAGCTCATCGTCGTCAGGAGCAGGGGTGGAATGTTGTGGTCAATATAGTGTTGTTGATGGTGGGGACAAAACTCATAAGGCTCCAGCTGCAAA GGCACAAGTGGTTGGATGGCCACCAGTGAGAGTTTCAAGGAAGAACTTGATAAAGAGCTGCAAATATGTGAAAGTGGCAGTTGATGGAGCTCCATATCTGCGCAAGGTTGATCTTGAGATGTACAATAGCTATCAGCAGCTTTTGGGTGCTCTTGAGGACATGTTTTCCTTCTTAACAATCC GTAATTACTTAAATGAGAGCAAGCTTCTGGACCCTGCAAATGGGGTAGAATATGTACCAACTTATGAAGACAGAGATGACGATTGGATGCTTGTTGGAGATGTCCCATGGAT AATGTTTGTGGAAACATGCAAGCGGCTCCGGTTGATGAAAAGCTCAGAGGCGATCGGATTAGCTCCGAGGACGCCTCCGCAATGCACAAGCACACACTGA